The genomic stretch tcgtttctttttcaagaaATAGATTGAGAGATTGAGAGAGAAAGCCAGCAATAGTTGAAACAGTTACAGCTACAGATGTAAATACAAGTATGACTAGATGATATGAGAGCGAAAATAAACTTAGTTGTTGATAGTGGGGACTATTTCCAAATCCGGAGGCCGGGTAATTtgtgaaatttttaatgataaaaaaaaaaatacgaTGAGATGGTAATGagataattataatatacaGTGAAATAAAGAGAGACAAACCAAATAGAAAAGCAAAGAGATGGGTAGATATTCTGTGAAAAGATATAAGACTAAAAGACGGACTCGTGATCTTGACCAGATCTATGATGATTTATCCAGTCAAGAAAAAATCAGTAGTTTATTAAACCAACCTTTAGATGAAACTAAGCCTGGGTTGGGTCAACATTATTGTATTCATTGTGCAAAATATATGGAAACTAGTATAGCTTTAAAGACCCATTTAAAAACTAAAGTTCACAAGAGACGTGTAAAGGCTTTGAAAGGGGTCCCATATGGACAAGAAGTAGCTGATGCCGCCGCAGggtataatttaaataaatttttacaaaGAGTAGAGGCTATTAACAATGTTACGGGGCCTgagaaagaaaagaatgAAGGTTTGCTAGAGGGTCAtttacaagaaaaattgaaagatgCCACAGGGAATGAGCCTACTTTGCCCAGTGTGAATGAGTTGGATAACAGTGTGTAAAAAACGAAGGGATATACAGGAATCTcgatatataaataaatatatatagaaataaaaataaaaataaaaataaaatttaaaaaaaaaaaaaaaaaaccgaatacattttataaattatttaatgtgAGCACAGATGTGTGAGGGCGGGTGCCTAAGCGGTAGTGGCAGTTGGTAAAGAATGTTTCAAATGTTTTAATATGTAATAGTTTtgaatgataatgatgattaAGAATACTAGAATGGCTAAGGGAATGATCCTGGGAGATTGGGAGGGTGCCTGTGATGATGCTACTTGTTTCGGTAATAAAGGCGGCACATTTTCATTTCCGTTGCATGGTGGAGTCtctaatttcaatttcaatttggAACTGGATTTGGATTTTGATCTCGTTTTAGATTTCCGCTTTAAAGGAGCCGTATCGAGATACTGTTTCAAGAAATTGGCATTTTTATGAGCAATGTCCAATTGTGCTATTTTACAATTGGATTCGATAATGCTTTTGAACCATGAATTACTAGACCATACGATGTGATAAGAGATGGCGAAAAGAGACGTTTGTGAGTCTGCCCAACCAAACAAGTATCGTGTTTTGATCTTGAATGATTGACCAGCAGGTAGGCCCGGAGTGTATGTAGTTGTTAGAACATGGAAGAAGCTTCGTTCGTCCCAACTCAAGAGTGTATCGGTCGTGTAACAACGAGTTTGCTTGGGCCCTATTTTGAAATCCAATTTTTGATCATAATCAAACGTCCTTGTATTATCGTTTGAATCAGTGAACTTAGTAAATTGTGAAATGTTTGTAGCCTCTATATATGTAAGGAGTTTCTCCCAATAAGTATGGTCTGTATCACTGAAGAGAACATGGGCGATCAGACCCGGAGGATAAGGTAAACGAGCCTCGCATACtacattttcattaggtTCACGTAACGATTGAGGGTCCCATGAAGGTACTTGCGCGAGACGCCAAGGTCCAGAATAGCCAAAATTCTTGGACGATGATGAATGAGACGAAGAGGAACGAGAAGATGAAGACCCGTGTGATGATGACGAAGACCGTGATGAGGACGATGACGTGCGAGTGAGCGACGAGGATGCACGTGATGAGGATGAGCCTCGTGATGAAGGGTTTCTTTCTCTCTTGGCATCTTCGGCATCACCATCGATAGAACGAATCACTTGGTCAAGATCGAGAGATGGAGGAGTTCTTGCCAAAGCTGAAGAAACAGCTGAGGCAGAACGTAGAGCATGAAGCACAGAAGCAATGGAGTCGCTGGCCGAACTGGCAGAGGCTGCACTGCGTACACTTTGTGCATCGGATAGCGACAGCTGAGGAGGAGCAGGCGAGACTTTAACCAGAGGCAGCATCAGGACAATTGTTGTGGTACGtgcaagaaaaaaaaataataaataatatctttgTGTCAGGGGTCGAAACTTGAAAATTATAGTGATGAGTGccttatttatatataaacatGTTAGCGTGGCCCTGTCTCGGTCTCGGTCTCAGAGTTTCTTCGTACAACGCCCGAAGTCCagaaaagcaaaaaaataataataataataataataataattataatagtaCGAGACAGATCACCTGACACGGAGGATGGTCATGTGATTGGTTGAGTCATCAGGTGACACCAAAATGACTGGTGACGTAATCATAGTTTTTTGTGTGTGTTATGACGTAATCGCATGACACGTGATATAGTTTTGATTTTTAGGGTTCAATTAGGGCTGCTGAGGGAATCTCGTAAAAGAAACGATTGGCGCGTTTCGGGGTGCGCGGCGGTGTGCGTATTAGACCGCCacttataatatatatatatatatatatatatgtttgTAAAACAAACTTATATAAgcttaattattattaatagacTAGACCAGTCTAAACGAAACGATACCCTCTTTCATATAACACATAGTCTCATGATACGTCGTCGCATGACCTCACTTCATTCACTTCATTCACTTTTAACCTTCTTTATTGTTTGCCTTTCACAGATCTTGGTACATGTTCATGCTAGGACGGTAGAATTCGATTGGACTTTGGATTGGATCCAAGCTGCTCCTGATGGATTTGAACGTCCTGTGATTGCTATCAATGGTCGATGGCCGCCACCTGCTTTGCACGTGACGCACGGAGACAGAGTGGTTGTTCACGTGACCAACAATTTGGATCAAGACACTTCATTGCATTTCCATGGGCTTTTCCAACGTGGGTCTATTCAAATGGATGGTCCTGCATTCATCACGCAATGTCCTATCCCTCCAGGTGGTTCTTATACTTATGATTTTGTGGTTGATGATCAGATGGGGACATTCTGGTATCATGCTCATCTGGGGTCTCAATATGGAGATGGGTTCAGAGGTGTGTTTGTCATTCATTCACCAGAAGATGATATGGAACGTGATATGACTTTTATTGTTAGTGATTGGTACCATGATCCTTCGTCCAAGATCATGCCAGGATTTATGACTCGGTATAATCCAATGGGGAATGAACCGATTCCTGATGCTATCTTGTTTAATGATTATGCCATTAATAACTCAATTGTGTTGCCTGAGAAAAGCAGCATATATACTTGGAGGTTTGTTAATGCTGGGTTGTTTGTGGGTCAATATTTGTATTCGCCCTCAATTCCcttcaatattattgaagTTGATGGGGTTTTGACCAAGCCCAAACAATCTCatctaatatatatatctgcAGGGCAGAGAATTGCACTACAGGTGAATCTCACTGAAAATGTAGATCATGACAACTTATTCTTGTACCAATACTTGGATGATACCATGTTGGATACTATTCCTTCAGAATTGCAATTAAACAAGACTATTCCTATCACATTTGCAAACAACAAGCCGCCAGCTGATCTTCCTCCTGCACCAGCTCTCGATTTATCAAAACTTGTTGATGAATTCGAATTAACCACAAGGGAACACACCCCACGTCTACCTCATTACGATACTCAAATCACATTCAATGTCACgatgaataatttaatagatGGTGTCAATTACGCCTTTTTCAATAACATCACGTACACACGTCCAAATATCCCTGTATTATCCACGGTGCTAACTGCCCCAAAAGATCTTCTCTTTAACCCTGCCATTTATGGCACAAACATCAATGTTAATATCTTGAAACCAAATTCTATTGTAGAAATCGTTCTCAATAATCAAGACCCTGGAAGGCACCCCTTCCACATCCATGGTCATAATTTCCAAATCATTCAAAAATCTCCTATTAGAGATGATGAGACTGATGAGTTGCCCTACGACGAGGCACACCCATTGCTTCCTATTCCTGCATTCCCAATCGTTAGAGATACCGCTATTGTGGAACCCAACGGCCATCTAGTGATTCGTTTCAAAGCAGATAACCCGGGTGTATGGATCTTTCATTGTCATGTCAATTGGCATTTAGATCAAGGTCTAGCTGCAGTATTTGTAGAAGACCCCGTTGCATTACAAGAATCCACTACAATGACAGATCAATACAAATCTATCTGTCTGGCTCAAGATATCCCTATCAAAGGTAATGCTGCTGGTAATTCCCACGATTGGTTAGACTTGAAAGGTTTAAATGTACAGCCAACACCTTTACCTAATGGGTTCATTTGGAAAGGTTATTTGGCCATGTTCTTATGTACAGCCATCGCTATTTATGGATTCTGGTCCATCATTCAATACGGCCTGCTTAACGTAGtggaagatgatgaaattgtAGTCAAGAATTTGActgaattattacaaaGTCATGATATACCTACCACGTAAATAAATACACCTATATAATTTGCTCTATTTGctttatatattcaatCACATGTATATGTCCACCCTTTTTTCACTGGCGCCACAAGTAATTCCGGAATTGTGGAgctatatttatattttacgaaagaaagaaaaaaaaaaattctataGTTGAAAATAAGAATTCTGCAATCACATTTAGGCAAATAGCATACTTCATCATGTCTTCAGATACAAGCACTACAAATACATCTACCACAAGTGTTACTACAAGTGCGACTGCAAGTGCAAGTGCAAGCACAAGTACAACCGCTTCGCAAGATTCAAAGCCTCATTGGAATCAACCACCGTCTTCTATAATACCCAGTTCAATCCCAGTAGATGATGTTAGAAAActtttacaattattaacaGTGTCGCCTTTTGTGACCTCGGATATTTgggaaaaaattaaagagaTCCCCAATATCTCGCCTCTAATTAAAGAGTTTAATATTGACTCAGATACCAGCATCGCCATTGCATCAAATCACGTTAAGCGACTCCCTGTACCTACTATTAAAACAGGAAGCACAATACGTAAGGATTGGTCAGGAATCAATTCTCACaatcaattcaattatGATATCGATTATAAAACATTAACCAAAGAAGAATACATTGCAAGTCGATTTAATGATGACACGTTATCAAAGATGAAACAACAAATCAGTTACGCCATGCTATGTAAAAATGATCAAGTATCTATTTTATGGAAATACGTTTTCAGTTCACTATTACTTCAATATAAATTAGACCAAAACGTCTTTAATCAAATCCCCCTGCATCCAactattattgataaatgTGAAGAATTGATTGTCAAACGATACTTTTTACAAGCAGCATACACTAAAAgagaattgaaatatatatattctagAAACATtcatgaaatttttaaaaaacttTTATTCCCCATAAATCCAACCCATGGACTATACGAAGCACGTAcgttatataaaaatttggaaataacCACTGTACCAGATATTGAGCGTCAACTATTAATCATTAACATGTTGAATGAATTCTCCAATGAACcaaaattttcttcaagACAACAAGCCGTAACCATCATTagtttatttaaagatacATTCCCAGGTAGATTTGCATAtttgtttgaaaaatggGATCAAGCTTATGAACACTTGACTCTTAAATTAGTATTATCAGATATTGAACCAATTCTTGAAGATCCATATTATCAAGAATTGATTACGAAgcagaaaaataaatataaagatagaaggaaaaggaaaagaagaaataaaaaattaaataaaagagaaagtaataattttaataataatatcaatattgaAGATACGATTTGTTCTCAACTTGGGTTAAGTTTGTCAGACACTGAACATGAGAATTTATAAAAGTTGTTTAAACACTATACACGCACTAAGCACATTTCGAGCatctgttttttttttaagttttttTGTCCCTGTATATCAATACATAATCTTAAGATGAGATCAATAGAAAATTCTGAAAAATCTGTTAGGGCATCGATGCCTTTGGTAATAGGGGATGCCCCTATTCGAATCTCTGCGGACTCCTATTTTGGAACAAAATAGGAATTTTCGCGTAACAGAATGTTAGTTCCATCAATAGGCAATTTACGTTAAAATATGTCAAAGGAGCTGATAAGTTTATCTATTTCTTaatctttatatatatacatactTATAGTTTAATCTTGGATACactttcaaattaataacgtatttttaattacaataaataaataggCAAAACTATACAAAGAGCAATGGACATTGGAAAAGTAATTGGTTTggaagattttttttctaaaagaagtatagaaaaaatacattCATCTATATATTTGGCAATTGAGCTTTCTGAATTACCTACAAAAGGAGAATGGATATATgcattaaataaaacaatgtcgcaatattttaaattacgTTGCAATGTCGAATGGGATTTGGAAGCAGACGATATACatatgaaattaattacCGCCGAAAATGGTACACcaataaaatatgaagATGTCATTGAATATGTTCCCTGGAAGAAATTAGAACAAGATGAAATCCAGcaaattttccaaaattatcatttcCATTATGATTCTGAACATGTAGCTTGGAAAATTTTAGTCTTAAAGGAATGCAATACATGTGTCTTATTATTAACTCATGCTTTATATGATGGTATGTCTTTAGTTAAAATTTGGCAATCcatattacaaaatttaGGTAATGGCTCTATGGATAATACTGAAATAATATATGACGCTATTGATAAACCAGATAAGCAATTTACGTCACAGCATCCCTATGAATTGATCCCTACACCATGGAGTTGGAAAGCTAAAAAATTGCTTGTATCTCAATTGTTTAAATATGCTCCAAGTACAATTGTAaaaccaaataaaaatattattcaatttccAGCTTATAATTTCAAAGAGGGATTATTTGCCAAGTCCAACCCTTCTCAATTTGAAAGATAtcttaaaaatgatttttgTTTACATAGAACtcatataaataatgaaaatttgaCAAAAACATTAAAGATTTGTAAAGTTCATGGAGTATCTTTCACATCTTATTTAGCTGCTGTTTTAGTAATTGCAATGAGAAAAATGGATCCGTCAGCTATATCAGGTAATAATTTACAGATTAGTATACCCATAAATTCTCGAAAATTTTGccaaaaatctttaaatttacaaGATTCACAATGTGAAGTTggtaattttatttctggAAGTACTCTTTCATATCTAATTGATACAAATGAAGATATTTGGATTGTTGCTGGATCTTTACAAGACGACATGGTCAGAAATACAACTTCGTTAATGGGGAATACTGTTCAAGAGGCAAAACTTCTGGAATCCATTAGTTGTGCAGATTTTTTAACAGCAAAAATTTCTGAGGACTATCCAGGACAAACTCTTGAAATTACAAATCTAGggtttcaaaattttaatattgaagGTTCTAAATATCATGTGAAAAGTGCTGATTTTGCAACTCCTCAAGGAATTTCAAACGTTGCCATATATTCTGTTATTTCCACTCCTAATGATGGTTTGAgatgtaatttttcatatcCAAAGAATTACAAAGTCCCATGGAAGACTATTTAAAAGTTGTTGATTCTCTCTTATTGGATCCAAATGAATGTTTACCATAAACtaactttaaaaaaaaaaaaaaaaacgaacatatatatacgactatatttatttgaggCATAATATATCTACGTTACCTAATAAATCCTCATAGACAGATACCCACtatttctttctttgtTCTTTGTTCTTAATAATgtttaatacttttttttcttgtcaattttattttattattctgtTTAATATGGTCACTATATAAACCACATTTTTAAAGACTAAAAGCTTTCCCCggataaaattatttcgGCGATAGACTTTTACAgggttttttatttaaagatgTCAATATAGTAAAGactaaaaattatatttactCTAAAAGAGTAAGAAGcaatatttttgtatataacgacttttaatatattatacttaaaaaaatggtatTTTTGCATAACTCGATACCTTTAACAAGGTcgttaataaaaaatactaCAAAGATACTTCTTCAGCCGTCTGTATCAACTACAATCCCTAATACtcaatattcaaaaagatTATTCCATGCTACATCTAGAAAacttaataataaaccagaagaagatgatgcAGCTACACTAGCCGATATTACTAAAAGTTTATCACCAAGTGATCTAAACTCTTTGAGAAAGATTAGAAATATTGGGATATCAGCTCATATTGACTCTGGTAAAACAACATTTACTGAAAGAGTTTTATACTATACCGGTagaattaaagatattcaTGAAGTTAGAGGTACTGATCAAGTAGGTGCCAAAATGGATTCAATGGATTTGGAAAGAGAAAAGGGGATCACTATTCAATCAGCTGCCACATTTTGCTCCTGGCAAAAAGATGATAAAGAATACCactttaatttaattgatacaCCCGGCCATATTGATTTTACCATTGAGGTTGAAAGAGCCTTGAGAGTTTTAGATGGTGCTGTCTTGGTTGTCTGTGCAGTTTCTGGTGTACAATCACAAACTGTAACTGTGGATCGTCAAATGAAGAGATATAATGTTCCTAGAatcatatttataaataaaatggaCAGAATGGGTGCAAATCCATTTAGAGCAATTGAGCAATTGAACTCTAAGTTGAAAATACCAGCAGCTGCAATTCAAGTACCTATTGGTGCTGAATCTGAATTAAAAGGTGttgttgatattattaatcgTGAAGCAATTTATAACAAGGGTGTAAAGGGTAACACTATTGAAAAAGGACCAGTTCCAgatgaattgaaagaattagttgaagaaaaaagacAAGTGTTAATTGAAACCTTAGCTGAtgttgatgaagaaattgcCGAATTGTTTTTAGAGGAAAAAGTTCCTTCTGTTGAACAGATTAAAAATGCTATTCGTCGTACAACCATCGCACGTACTTTCACTCCTGTATTAATGGGTACTGCTCTTGGTAATACAGGTGTTCAACCTGTTTTAGATGCCGTCGTTGATTATTTGCCAGATCCtgcaaatattttaaacacTGCTTTGGATGTTGACAATAATGAGGCAAAAGTTAATTTAGTTCCATCCATAGATAAGCCCTTTGTAGGTTTAGcatttaaattagaagaaggTAATTATGGTCAATTGACATATATTCGTGTCTATCAAGGTAGAGTTAGAAAAGGTGATTACATTACCAACGTCAAGACtggtaaaaaaattaaagtttcAAGATTGGTAAGAATGCACTCTGAAGAAATGGAAGACGTCAATGAAGTTGGCTCTGGTGAAATCTGTGCTACCTTTGGTATTGACTGTTCTTCTGGTGATACTTTTACTGATGGTAAAGTTAGATACTCCATGTCATCGATGTATGTTCCAGATTCTGTTATTTCTCTATCAGTAACTCCAGATACTAAGAGTTTGactaatttttctaaagcCTTAAATAGATTCCAAAAGGAAGATCCAACTTTTAGAGTTTATTTCGATCCAGAGTCAAAAGAAACGATTATATCAGGTATGGGTGAATTGCATTTAGAAATTTACATTGAAAGAATGAAACGTGAATATAATGTTGTTTGTAAAACAGGTCAACCACAAGTCTCTTATAGAGAATCTGTTAATGGCGGAGCTGAATTTGACTACGTTCATAAAAAACAGTCTGGTGGTGCTGGTCAATATGGTAGAATTATtggtaatttttcatcttaTGAAGACGCTAGCGGTAATAGAAACGAAAACATATTCGAAACTGCTGTTGTTGGTGGACGTATTCCAGAAAAATTCCTTGCTGCTTGTAAAAAAGGTTTTATTGAATCTTGTGAAAAGGGTCCATTAATTGGTCATAAAGTTCTCGGTGTGAAAATGTTGATTAATGATGGTGCCACTCATGCCGTTGATTCTAATGAACTTTCTTTCATGACAGCTACAAAGCATGCCTTCCGTAAATCATTCTTGGAAAGTGATCCAATTATTTTAGAACCAATCATGAACTTAGTTGTAACTTCACCAACTGAATTTCAAGGTAACGTCATTGGGTTATTGAATAAGTTGGCTGCCGTGATTCAAGATAATGAGAGTGGACATGATGAATTTGTTGTTAAATCAGAATGTACGTTAAGTACATTATTCGGGTTCGCAACTTCATTAAGATCATGCACTCAAGGTAAGGGTGAATTTACAATGGAATTTAGTCATTATGCACCAAACTCCAAAACAATGTTCAAAAAGAACTGATTGCAGAGTTcgaaaagaaacaaaaaaataatcaaactataaattcaataatacaATTGTGGTAATCAATtggttaataataatggaacTTTATTCAAAGAAATAGAAGTATAGGTTatgtataaataattatgtaATGTTGTGTAATCCTGTAAATATTGACTTAATTCtgttttttgaaaaagCTAGATTAGCTTAAAGTTGATCATTGCAAAGAATTTATTCGTCAACTGAGGCATTCTCTTTTACAGACTCTTCTTGCCcagtgttttttttcttctttttttcaggTTTGGTTAAGACAATAGATGTATTACCAACAGTTTCCCCATAAATTAAAGGGCCAACCCAAGGTTGTAGATTCCAATGTAAGGAAAATTCTAGGTCTCTATTCTGGAATTTATCTTCTAGATCCCATACATTATACTTACCTTTTTCATTAACAAGATGTAAAATTGCATCTTTCTTAGTTGTGATAATTTTATCCCAAAATGTGACTGTATTTGAAATTGCAGGATGTTTTTGACCTTTATATTCAGCAACTAAATAGACAAAAACTTGTTTGGTATTCcaattaaataaactaGTTAAATCGGTATCTAAGTCAAATGTAAGTTTAACGTTTTCTTTTGGTTTGCCATTAGTTGAGCCATAATATCTACTTGTTCTGATAGCAAAAGTTGGATTTATATTTCCAATAGTGAttagattattaaaagCATTTGAAGATTGTAATTGATAGTAGGAAGTCCCAACAATGATGGCAATAATCAATAGGCCATATGACAAAGACTGGTTAGCCACAGTGCTGAATCTCTGATTTATTGAATACATTTAGTAATGATACAGATAGACTAGTCCTTCACAATGGATTCTGGGGTTATTCTTATCCGCTAGTTATACGTTCTAGGACTATTTTTTAAGGCTTTCTgccatttaatttttcttcctAAGCAAAGCTTAAATTCTTGAATCTTATTTTTGTAATCTTTCCCTTTTGTTCGAACCCTTCCCATCGCGTTTTTTTCAAgcaattttaattttcaatattttcgtTTTGGAATTCTGCAAGATCCCTAAATAATATAGCGAAACAcgtatttaaaaatttaacattttGAGTAATAGCTATTTACTATCTAAACTTTTGAGTAAGgcaaaaatattgaatgcAATCAAGAGTAATAACGAATATTCAATACAATTGCTAAGTATAGTATTATAAAAGGACATTATGGCTGGTAAAGCAACCAAAAAGCAAGCTCTTGCAAATCAACAAGCACTTTCCACTCTTTATAAAGCTAGTCTtccattaatatttgtatcTTTACTACGAACATGGTATTGTAATTCCGGTAAGTCTCCTTTAATTAAGATTATTTCATTACATATCCCATGTATAATATGCATCTATACACTAGAAAAGACAGGTCGTCCAACCTACGACTCAAAAGGTAAGTTATCTACTGTTGGTGTCGATTTAGCACAAAGTGGTGGTTTAACAGATATAATGTTTGACGTCATCTATTTGTCATTAATTGCCGATGTTGGTGTGATTCTTTTTAATACATTATGGTTATGGTGGATTTGTGGTATTGCTGTTGTTGGGTATGGTGGATATAAACTATGGGCTTTGAAGAATATGTTAATGCCATCTTCACCTAAGACACCAAAGGCCAAATCTACTACCCCTTCTGAACCAGAAAAATCAAAGAGACAAatgaaaagagaaaaaagaGGTGATAAAGttcaaattaaatatcGATAATCTAGAATGCCGGCCTAACTATTCTTCTATTATGCAAAATTTCATATCTCTATAAAAaatgtatttatttttgatttaatacgatttatttaattttttttatataaacgATAAAAAATCTCATGTTTTCCACTTTTAGAGGGTAGTCACAGTTTGGATCGCAACGATACCATAAGCTGTCATTCTCGGATACTAATGACCAGGCAGAAGGTGATTTATCTCCAGTTCTTACACCAACCAATATTGTGTCTATTAGGAAATGAATAGGGAATTGTTTTCTCCCCACTGTTATATGTGAATAACTACCAGCACTTTCGACTATTAATAAATGGCATCCTGATTTACAATCTTTGTTgaatttttgtaataatcTGATGCTCTCTGTCTTATGTTCTGTAAAAAGTTCATTTGTGGTAAATAATAAcgttattaaattaatattggaGAGAGATACATTATTCTCATtgaaattcatttttaatatatcatcatgaataaaattaatatttaaggTATCATTACCACCGCCGTATAaccatttttcattaatttgattttctaATCTTTCTATAATAGAACTCCAATCTGCTATATCcatcaaatttaatttcaacttCGGACTTTCTGCTACATCTTCGTTATTAGTggagaatttttttgtcatATTTTGTGAATAAACAAACATGCTACATAATGCAATTAATTCCCCGCCTGCACCACCACCTATACACAATACTGCTTGATCCTCTGATGAGTGgcattgaataattttcttgatGGGATCAAAGAATGCAAATAAAGACGCGTAAGCCATCGCACGAGAAGATGACCATCTTATACAATATGCAgttcttttaatatcatcatcaaaagCTTCAATATATTCTCGATTAAACAAACTAGATTTGACATCTTGAATATCAGcttgtaatttttctatatcCTCCACgtataattcttcattgaATGTAACTTTGAAAAGATCTAGGATTTCCTGTGGGGGTAATGTAGCCGGATTATGAACTGGTAATTGCTTATTTGACGTCTTGTTTTTTGCCATCTGttttcttaataatttttcagttaatatatatttaagcACACAGAAGTTGAGATATACCAGGA from Henningerozyma blattae CBS 6284 chromosome 4, complete genome encodes the following:
- the MEF1 gene encoding Mef1p (similar to Saccharomyces cerevisiae MEF1 (YLR069C); ancestral locus Anc_8.18) encodes the protein MVFLHNSIPLTRSLIKNTTKILLQPSVSTTIPNTQYSKRLFHATSRKLNNKPEEDDAATLADITKSLSPSDLNSLRKIRNIGISAHIDSGKTTFTERVLYYTGRIKDIHEVRGTDQVGAKMDSMDLEREKGITIQSAATFCSWQKDDKEYHFNLIDTPGHIDFTIEVERALRVLDGAVLVVCAVSGVQSQTVTVDRQMKRYNVPRIIFINKMDRMGANPFRAIEQLNSKLKIPAAAIQVPIGAESELKGVVDIINREAIYNKGVKGNTIEKGPVPDELKELVEEKRQVLIETLADVDEEIAELFLEEKVPSVEQIKNAIRRTTIARTFTPVLMGTALGNTGVQPVLDAVVDYLPDPANILNTALDVDNNEAKVNLVPSIDKPFVGLAFKLEEGNYGQLTYIRVYQGRVRKGDYITNVKTGKKIKVSRLVRMHSEEMEDVNEVGSGEICATFGIDCSSGDTFTDGKVRYSMSSMYVPDSVISLSVTPDTKSLTNFSKALNRFQKEDPTFRVYFDPESKETIISGMGELHLEIYIERMKREYNVVCKTGQPQVSYRESVNGGAEFDYVHKKQSGGAGQYGRIIGNFSSYEDASGNRNENIFETAVVGGRIPEKFLAACKKGFIESCEKGPLIGHKVLGVKMLINDGATHAVDSNELSFMTATKHAFRKSFLESDPIILEPIMNLVVTSPTEFQGNVIGLLNKLAAVIQDNESGHDEFVVKSECTLSTLFGFATSLRSCTQGKGEFTMEFSHYAPNSKTMFKKN
- the SPC3 gene encoding signal peptidase complex subunit SPC3 (similar to Saccharomyces cerevisiae SPC3 (YLR066W); ancestral locus Anc_8.21), whose product is MYSINQRFSTVANQSLSYGLLIIAIIVGTSYYQLQSSNAFNNLITIGNINPTFAIRTSRYYGSTNGKPKENVKLTFDLDTDLTSLFNWNTKQVFVYLVAEYKGQKHPAISNTVTFWDKIITTKKDAILHLVNEKGKYNVWDLEDKFQNRDLEFSLHWNLQPWVGPLIYGETVGNTSIVLTKPEKKKKKNTGQEESVKENASVDE
- the BMT6 gene encoding 25S rRNA (uracil2843-N3)-methyltransferase (similar to Saccharomyces cerevisiae YLR063W; ancestral locus Anc_8.30); translated protein: MAKNKTSNKQLPVHNPATLPPQEILDLFKVTFNEELYVEDIEKLQADIQDVKSSLFNREYIEAFDDDIKRTAYCIRWSSSRAMAYASLFAFFDPIKKIIQCHSSEDQAVLCIGGGAGGELIALCSMFVYSQNMTKKFSTNNEDVAESPKLKLNLMDIADWSSIIERLENQINEKWLYGGGNDTLNINFIHDDILKMNFNENNVSLSNINLITLLFTTNELFTEHKTESIRLLQKFNKDCKSGCHLLIVESAGSYSHITVGRKQFPIHFLIDTILVGVRTGDKSPSAWSLVSENDSLWYRCDPNCDYPLKVENMRFFIVYIKKIK
- the SND2 gene encoding Snd2p (similar to Saccharomyces cerevisiae YLR065C; ancestral locus Anc_8.24), which gives rise to MAGKATKKQALANQQALSTLYKASLPLIFVSLLRTWYCNSGKSPLIKIISLHIPCIICIYTLEKTGRPTYDSKGKLSTVGVDLAQSGGLTDIMFDVIYLSLIADVGVILFNTLWLWWICGIAVVGYGGYKLWALKNMLMPSSPKTPKAKSTTPSEPEKSKRQMKREKRGDKVQIKYR